A window of the Tunturibacter empetritectus genome harbors these coding sequences:
- a CDS encoding efflux RND transporter permease subunit, with protein sequence MWIVRLALRRPYTFVVLSLLLFVIGPVVMLRTPVDIFPNIDIPVVSIVWAYAGLSPEQLNDRIVLPYERNLTTVVNDIEHIESQTLNGVSVVKVFFQPSVNIAQAVAQVTAVSQTVLRQDPQGTTPPLVIQYSASSVPVLQLGLSGRGLSEQQLNDFGTNFIRTQLATVQGASTPYPYGGKQRQIQVDIDTQKLQAYGLSASDVVNAVSAQNIILPAGDMKMGHIDYQVETNSAPSSIAALNNLPIKTVNGATTYIRDIGNVRDGFPPQTNIVRVDGQRASLMTIQKTGNSSTLQIISNVRAQLPLIAAQLPPALKIQPIADQSVFVRGAISGVVREALIAACLTAAMILLFLGSWRSTVTIAISIPLSVICSLLMLAALGETINIMTLGGLALAVGILVDDATVEIENINRNLEEGKEVEQAILDGAAQIAVPAFVSTISICIVFVPMFFLGGVARYLFVPLAEAVVFAMLASYFLSRTIVPTMAKYLLKPHQEGQTAQVSRNPLVRFQLTFEKYFEKLRNWYHGLLHLFLEYRVPFLLSIGAFWLASLVLLYPWLGQDFFPSVDGGQFKLHVRAHTGTRIEDTARLCDQIEDVIRREIPAAELTSIIDNIGIPYSGLNLSYSNSAPVGTADADILVSLDEKHHPTAEYTHSLRDKLTTQFPGTEFYYLPTDMVSQILNFGLPAQIDVQVVGQQVAQNRVLAEQMMQQISHIPGTTDLRIQQPFNLPTWTIDVDRTRAQQVGYSQRDVTNSVLTSLSGSFQTNPTFYLNPQNHVSYNIAVQTPQYNVQSLQQLENFPIATNGSTQQPQILGNLASIRRGVEQGTVSLYNARPVIDIYGAVEGTDLASVSTRIEQIVKDSQGKLPRGTQLFVRGQIQTMHTSFTGLVYGLLFSIVLVYALIVVNFQSWLDPFIIIAALPGALAGIVWLLFLTGTHISVPALTGAIMCVGVATANSILVVSFAKEQMDLGMNALDAALSAGFTRFRPVIMTALAMIIGMVPMALGLGDGGEQNAPLGRAVIGGLLLATFGTLTFVPVFFSFMHRNDPPPVAQDAEESL encoded by the coding sequence CTCTTGTTCGTCATCGGCCCCGTCGTCATGCTGCGGACGCCCGTCGATATCTTTCCGAACATCGATATCCCGGTCGTGTCCATCGTGTGGGCCTACGCAGGATTGTCGCCCGAGCAGCTGAACGATCGCATCGTTCTGCCCTACGAACGAAATCTGACGACTGTAGTCAACGACATCGAACACATCGAATCTCAGACGTTGAATGGCGTCTCCGTAGTAAAAGTTTTCTTTCAGCCGTCGGTAAACATCGCGCAGGCCGTGGCACAGGTTACGGCTGTCTCGCAGACAGTTCTTCGCCAGGATCCGCAGGGTACAACACCGCCGCTGGTAATCCAGTACAGCGCCTCGAGCGTCCCAGTGTTGCAGCTTGGATTGTCTGGCCGCGGTCTCAGCGAACAGCAGTTGAACGACTTCGGCACCAACTTCATCCGCACACAGCTGGCTACAGTTCAGGGCGCTTCCACGCCATACCCCTATGGGGGGAAGCAGCGCCAAATCCAGGTGGATATTGACACCCAAAAACTGCAGGCCTATGGTCTTTCCGCCTCAGATGTCGTCAACGCCGTGTCTGCGCAGAACATTATTCTGCCAGCTGGCGACATGAAGATGGGACATATTGACTACCAGGTAGAAACGAACAGCGCCCCAAGTTCGATTGCCGCACTGAATAATCTGCCTATAAAAACGGTAAATGGCGCGACTACTTACATTCGCGACATCGGGAATGTCCGCGATGGATTTCCTCCGCAGACCAATATCGTGCGCGTCGACGGGCAGCGCGCTTCGTTGATGACAATACAAAAGACAGGGAACTCCTCGACGTTGCAAATCATCTCCAACGTGCGGGCCCAGCTTCCGCTGATCGCAGCTCAGTTGCCTCCAGCCCTGAAGATACAACCGATTGCCGACCAATCGGTCTTTGTCCGGGGGGCAATCAGCGGCGTCGTTCGCGAGGCGTTAATCGCCGCATGCCTTACCGCTGCGATGATCTTGTTGTTTCTCGGCAGCTGGCGTTCCACCGTGACTATCGCGATTTCCATCCCGTTGTCGGTGATCTGCTCCCTCCTGATGCTGGCCGCACTCGGCGAAACAATCAACATCATGACGCTCGGTGGATTGGCATTGGCGGTCGGTATTCTCGTAGACGACGCGACTGTCGAAATCGAGAACATCAATCGCAATCTCGAAGAGGGCAAGGAGGTAGAGCAGGCGATTCTCGATGGCGCAGCCCAGATCGCAGTCCCCGCATTCGTTTCAACGATTTCAATCTGTATCGTCTTCGTTCCTATGTTCTTTCTCGGAGGCGTGGCCCGCTATCTGTTCGTTCCTCTGGCGGAGGCAGTGGTCTTTGCAATGCTCGCGTCATACTTCCTATCGCGAACGATTGTCCCAACGATGGCGAAGTACCTGTTGAAACCGCATCAAGAGGGACAAACAGCCCAAGTCAGCCGCAACCCCCTGGTTCGCTTCCAGCTCACCTTTGAAAAGTACTTTGAAAAACTGCGCAATTGGTACCACGGCCTGTTGCACTTATTTTTGGAATATCGAGTCCCGTTTCTCCTATCGATTGGGGCCTTTTGGCTAGCTTCTCTGGTGCTTCTCTATCCATGGCTGGGACAGGACTTTTTCCCGTCAGTGGATGGAGGACAATTCAAACTGCACGTCCGTGCTCACACCGGCACCAGGATAGAAGATACGGCCAGGCTTTGCGATCAGATCGAAGACGTAATTCGTCGCGAAATCCCAGCCGCAGAGCTAACCTCAATTATCGACAACATCGGCATCCCTTACTCTGGCCTGAATCTTTCTTACTCGAACTCCGCTCCTGTGGGTACGGCAGACGCAGACATTCTGGTCTCTCTCGACGAAAAGCATCACCCCACAGCCGAATATACTCATAGCCTGCGTGACAAACTTACCACGCAGTTTCCCGGTACAGAGTTCTACTATCTGCCAACCGATATGGTGAGCCAGATCCTGAACTTCGGCTTGCCGGCGCAGATTGACGTTCAGGTTGTTGGACAGCAGGTCGCACAAAATCGCGTCCTCGCCGAGCAGATGATGCAGCAGATCAGTCATATTCCAGGAACGACCGATCTTCGAATTCAACAGCCGTTCAATCTACCAACATGGACCATCGATGTCGATCGCACTCGCGCCCAGCAGGTAGGGTATAGCCAGCGAGACGTCACAAACAGTGTGCTTACCAGTCTTAGCGGCAGCTTCCAGACCAATCCAACATTTTATCTCAATCCTCAGAATCATGTCAGCTACAACATCGCCGTGCAGACGCCACAATATAACGTGCAAAGCCTGCAACAGCTTGAGAACTTTCCTATCGCAACAAATGGCTCGACGCAGCAACCCCAGATTCTCGGCAATCTAGCCTCCATTCGAAGAGGGGTCGAACAAGGAACGGTAAGTCTCTACAACGCGCGGCCAGTAATCGATATTTATGGTGCGGTGGAAGGGACAGATCTTGCAAGCGTTTCAACCAGGATTGAACAGATAGTCAAAGACAGCCAAGGCAAATTGCCTCGTGGAACCCAGCTCTTTGTTCGCGGGCAGATCCAGACGATGCACACCTCCTTCACGGGGCTGGTCTATGGACTTCTATTTTCGATCGTGCTCGTCTACGCGCTCATCGTAGTGAACTTCCAGAGTTGGCTCGACCCATTCATCATCATCGCCGCGCTACCCGGGGCTTTGGCCGGAATTGTATGGTTGCTGTTTCTAACCGGCACACACATCAGCGTCCCCGCACTGACTGGCGCAATCATGTGCGTGGGTGTAGCGACGGCAAACTCTATTCTCGTAGTCAGCTTTGCGAAAGAGCAGATGGACCTGGGAATGAATGCTCTCGACGCGGCACTCTCAGCCGGTTTCACGCGATTCCGTCCAGTAATCATGACCGCACTCGCAATGATCATCGGCATGGTGCCAATGGCCCTCGGACTCGGCGACGGAGGCGAACAAAACGCGCCACTCGGCCGTGCCGTCATTGGAGGGCTGCTACTGGCTACCTTTGGAACGCTAACCTTCGTTCCGGTCTTCTTTTCGTTTATGCATCGAAATGATCCTCCTCCCGTGGCCCAGGACGCGGAAGAATCACTATGA
- a CDS encoding efflux RND transporter periplasmic adaptor subunit, translating into MAMNPDEQKIEPNQDPGKTEEQPARHDVAQTKPEPPKVSRRSLLSIVVIALIVAAVVAAVGIVSRKHASAELTKYTENTSAPPVTLEQPVMQQNAREIVLPGNIQAFALAPIYARTTGYVKAWYHDIGAPVRKGELLAVIETPELDQQLASAKADLATAKSNAGIAKVTADRYNDLIGRNAVSQQDTDNAVQALEARSTQVASSQANVQRLEELVSFERIVAPFDGVITARNIDIGQLISATGSTTTAGAGTISGNKEIFDISAVRTLRVFINVPQIYSPDAKNGTIAKLTLPQYPGRTFQGKLVRSSDSVDPATRTLLAEVDVDNRSGELLPGSYTEVHLSVSSDAPALIVPVSALILEPDGLRVATVDANHHVHMTRVTPGRDYGTTVEILAGLKPGEPIVGNPPDSILDGEEVRVINNSNNQTQAPEGKR; encoded by the coding sequence ATGGCAATGAATCCCGACGAGCAAAAGATAGAACCAAATCAAGACCCAGGCAAAACGGAAGAGCAGCCAGCTCGGCACGACGTTGCGCAGACAAAGCCTGAACCGCCGAAGGTTTCGCGCCGATCCTTGCTGTCTATTGTCGTGATCGCGCTGATAGTAGCTGCGGTTGTGGCAGCTGTCGGTATCGTCTCGCGCAAACATGCAAGTGCGGAACTGACGAAGTACACCGAGAATACCTCTGCCCCGCCCGTAACGTTGGAGCAACCGGTCATGCAGCAGAATGCTAGGGAGATCGTGCTTCCAGGCAACATTCAGGCCTTTGCCTTGGCGCCGATCTATGCGCGGACAACCGGCTATGTCAAAGCCTGGTATCACGACATTGGAGCACCGGTACGCAAGGGCGAACTACTTGCCGTGATCGAAACGCCTGAACTCGATCAACAACTCGCCTCCGCGAAGGCAGACCTCGCAACAGCAAAGAGCAACGCCGGTATCGCGAAGGTTACGGCGGATCGTTACAACGACCTGATAGGCCGCAACGCCGTCTCGCAACAAGACACCGACAACGCAGTGCAGGCGCTGGAAGCAAGGAGTACGCAGGTAGCCTCGTCTCAAGCGAATGTACAGCGGTTGGAGGAGTTGGTCTCCTTCGAACGTATCGTCGCGCCCTTCGATGGTGTGATCACAGCCCGCAACATCGATATAGGACAGCTCATCTCAGCTACCGGCAGCACTACCACCGCCGGAGCCGGAACGATCTCGGGAAACAAGGAGATCTTTGACATATCCGCTGTTCGCACTCTCCGCGTGTTTATCAACGTGCCGCAGATCTATTCACCCGACGCCAAGAACGGAACGATCGCAAAGTTGACTCTGCCGCAGTACCCAGGCCGCACCTTTCAAGGCAAGCTTGTTCGTTCGTCGGACTCGGTCGATCCTGCAACGCGAACCCTACTCGCAGAGGTAGACGTAGACAATCGTAGCGGCGAACTCCTTCCAGGTAGCTACACTGAGGTACACCTGAGTGTGTCGAGTGACGCACCGGCCCTCATAGTGCCCGTGAGTGCGCTGATCTTGGAACCGGACGGCTTGCGGGTCGCGACGGTGGATGCCAATCATCATGTTCACATGACGCGGGTGACGCCAGGCCGCGACTACGGTACGACTGTCGAAATTCTAGCTGGCCTCAAGCCGGGAGAACCCATCGTCGGCAACCCGCCCGACTCAATACTCGACGGAGAGGAAGTCCGCGTTATCAATAACAGCAATAATCAAACACAGGCGCCCGAGGGGAAGCGATGA
- a CDS encoding efflux transporter outer membrane subunit: protein MKARVLSLTGVLLGTLLLNGCKVGPNYKAPAMPAPPAYTDDGHNGDWASAKPADGVDRGTWWAVYQDNELNNLEQRCATANQNIAAALQAYDQAHDLVRENRSSLYPTVSLGAGASRNRISNNAPLRPVNTAASYWDFLIPLNISWEPDLWGGIRRQIESSAANAQATSADLANTQLSLQGLLAVTFFQIRGLDLQLQLLRSTIDAYTEALQLTEDRLTGGLSSDSDVQQAKAQLEETRAQLIDIGVQREQFEHAIAVLIGEPATGFHIAEHPMIGDPPAIPTGVPSELLERRPDIAAAERRVASANALIGVAKSAYYPTIFLGAGGGVQSSTISNLFNSTSTQWNAGPSADEILFDAGRRRAQMDLAIAQREQATALYREQVLSAFRDVEDQLSALRVLEQEASVQAKAVDAAKKSTELSTLRYKRGLAPYLEVLTNQTIELTDERAAASLVSRRIVASTRLQMALGGGWNSAQLPAN from the coding sequence ATGAAGGCCCGCGTCTTATCGCTCACAGGAGTGTTGCTCGGCACCTTATTGCTGAACGGATGCAAAGTTGGACCAAACTATAAGGCTCCAGCCATGCCGGCCCCTCCCGCTTACACGGACGACGGACACAACGGTGATTGGGCCTCTGCTAAGCCGGCTGATGGAGTAGACCGAGGAACGTGGTGGGCCGTCTATCAGGATAATGAACTCAACAATCTTGAGCAGCGATGCGCGACCGCTAACCAGAACATTGCCGCTGCTCTCCAGGCTTACGATCAGGCCCACGATCTTGTTCGCGAAAATCGTTCCTCGCTCTACCCAACTGTATCGCTAGGCGCCGGCGCATCCCGCAATCGCATCTCAAACAACGCTCCTTTGAGACCGGTCAACACGGCCGCGAGCTACTGGGACTTCCTCATTCCGCTAAATATCTCCTGGGAGCCCGATCTGTGGGGCGGCATCCGCAGGCAGATTGAGTCGAGCGCAGCCAATGCACAGGCGACATCCGCGGATCTAGCAAACACTCAGCTCAGTCTCCAGGGACTACTCGCTGTCACCTTCTTTCAGATCCGAGGACTGGACCTTCAGCTACAACTTCTCCGATCGACGATCGATGCTTATACCGAAGCCCTTCAACTCACAGAGGACCGCCTGACAGGTGGACTAAGTTCGGATAGTGACGTCCAGCAGGCGAAGGCGCAGTTGGAAGAAACTCGGGCTCAGCTCATAGATATTGGAGTACAGCGCGAACAGTTCGAACACGCAATCGCTGTTCTTATAGGAGAACCCGCAACAGGCTTTCACATCGCAGAACATCCGATGATCGGCGATCCGCCTGCTATCCCCACCGGTGTTCCATCGGAACTGCTCGAGCGGCGCCCGGACATTGCGGCCGCAGAACGTCGTGTTGCCTCAGCGAATGCTCTAATCGGCGTTGCGAAGTCCGCCTACTATCCCACCATCTTTCTTGGTGCAGGTGGCGGCGTGCAAAGCAGTACGATCAGCAATCTTTTTAACTCAACCAGCACGCAATGGAACGCTGGTCCCTCGGCCGATGAGATTCTTTTCGACGCCGGTCGTAGAAGAGCACAGATGGACTTGGCAATTGCGCAACGAGAGCAGGCCACAGCTCTCTATCGTGAGCAGGTGCTTTCGGCGTTTCGCGATGTAGAAGACCAGCTGTCCGCCCTACGAGTGTTGGAACAAGAAGCATCGGTCCAGGCCAAAGCAGTAGATGCAGCAAAAAAGAGCACGGAACTCTCCACACTTCGCTACAAACGCGGTCTCGCTCCCTACCTGGAAGTGCTGACGAATCAGACAATCGAACTGACAGATGAGAGAGCTGCTGCCTCTTTAGTCTCTCGGAGAATTGTCGCAAGTACTCGGTTGCAGATGGCGCTTGGAGGCGGTTGGAACTCCGCTCAACTCCCCGCCAACTAG
- a CDS encoding glycosyl hydrolase family 18 protein, giving the protein MTKLLLCLFFVVPTVFAQTKTLFYMTDHPDSVRDFMEHQTKIDIIVPTWYGVDSNGLVYGEPDPSVMRVVKQRHISLFPIIAIFDKTGVHSLLASDQAQTALIGSLISECKQNGYDGFQLDFENISWTDRDALSATVKRIADAMHREHLQLQIAVVPNAPGHPGHSAFSKWIFADWRGVFDLKALSESVDLICLMTYDQHTRWTTPGPVGGWVWMNENLDYALKVVPREKLSLGVALYGYHWYAGDPGLNDKEQKPNITADYISAADVQTLRDTYDGHEQWDPQDHSAYFFFYRDQMREWIFYTEKRGFADRYSLAKEQHLQGICAWVLGQEDEAIWSVLPERR; this is encoded by the coding sequence ATGACGAAGCTTCTGCTCTGCCTTTTCTTTGTCGTGCCAACAGTCTTCGCGCAAACGAAGACGCTGTTTTATATGACTGATCATCCAGATTCTGTTCGCGATTTCATGGAGCATCAGACCAAGATCGATATCATCGTTCCGACCTGGTATGGCGTTGATTCGAACGGACTGGTGTACGGGGAGCCGGATCCGAGCGTGATGCGCGTGGTGAAACAGAGACATATCTCCCTGTTCCCCATTATCGCTATCTTTGACAAGACCGGTGTGCATTCGTTGCTTGCCAGCGATCAGGCGCAGACGGCGTTGATTGGTTCGCTGATCTCTGAGTGCAAGCAGAATGGTTATGACGGCTTTCAGCTCGACTTTGAGAATATCTCGTGGACCGATCGAGATGCTCTCTCGGCTACGGTGAAGCGCATCGCCGATGCTATGCACCGAGAACACCTGCAGTTGCAGATCGCGGTTGTTCCTAACGCGCCGGGACACCCAGGCCACAGCGCCTTCAGCAAGTGGATCTTCGCGGATTGGCGTGGCGTGTTCGATCTGAAGGCGCTTAGTGAGTCGGTCGACCTGATCTGCCTGATGACCTACGATCAGCACACGCGATGGACTACGCCTGGGCCGGTCGGGGGATGGGTGTGGATGAATGAGAATTTGGATTATGCGCTGAAGGTCGTGCCAAGGGAGAAACTATCGCTCGGAGTTGCACTCTATGGATACCACTGGTACGCCGGCGATCCAGGGCTCAACGACAAGGAACAGAAGCCGAACATTACGGCAGATTACATTAGCGCCGCTGACGTACAGACTTTGCGTGATACCTACGACGGCCATGAGCAATGGGACCCACAGGATCACAGCGCTTATTTTTTCTTCTATCGGGATCAGATGCGCGAGTGGATTTTTTATACCGAAAAGCGGGGATTCGCAGATCGCTACAGCCTCGCCAAGGAACAACACCTACAGGGGATTTGTGCGTGGGTTCTCGGGCAGGAAGATGAGGCTATCTGGAGTGTTCTGCCAGAGCGACGATAG
- a CDS encoding GH92 family glycosyl hydrolase, with protein sequence MISRRKFLGGVSAVYAVGATETSAFGRVIHKSRKTDETFDAASLVDIRIGTGGHGHTFPGATVPFGAVQLSPDTFNDQWDWCSGYHISDTSIMGFSHTHLSGTGCGDLLDFLVMPGTGESKIVPGPRSNPDAGYRSRFDHADEHAEPGYYSVLLKDYGVRAELTATERTGLHRYSFPTCKDAPKSGHIIVDLEHSYAYNGQSAVVTASLERTAPDTLAGGRTTKAWGDGRQIYFTMKFSQQPARVVFYQEGIEVQDGTQALTGKSLKCVLFFDTAKDPVILVKTGISGVSAESAANNLKVELPGWDFEKVRRSAREKWNQQLSRIKIKTENETHQRIFYAALYHASVGPSLFDDVDGRYRGMDKQIHKLRDGQRNYTAFSLWDTYRATHPLYTLMSADRVPDFANALIRMAEESPAGMPVWPLQGCETGTMTGYHSAAVIAEACNKGIAGVDYERAYKVMMKRAMVDDYRGLGYYRSKGYIPCDLEEESVSKTFEYCYDDWSIAHVAKKLGHSDDATMLVERSRNYRNYYDRSMNFARPKLANGEWAAPFDPIEMGTSKKWRDFTESNSWQTTFGIQHDAAGLIEILGGQKQFLEKLDQLFDQPSTLPADAPPDIAGLVGQYAHGNEPSHHIAYLYAYAGQPHKTQARVRMLMEKMYAALPDGLQGNEDVGQMSSWYILSSLGFYSVDPVSGNYIFGTPLFDQVNVQLGNGKQLEIIAHRHLASDQYIQSVTFNGKPHTKSWFNHRDIVNGARIVFEMGDKPNLEFGSQPTDVPPSLTLENT encoded by the coding sequence GTGATTTCCAGAAGAAAATTTCTTGGCGGCGTCTCGGCTGTGTATGCGGTGGGTGCGACTGAGACCAGCGCGTTTGGCAGAGTGATCCACAAGTCCAGAAAGACGGATGAGACCTTCGACGCCGCATCGCTGGTTGATATACGGATCGGTACTGGCGGACATGGACATACGTTTCCTGGAGCTACGGTGCCTTTCGGTGCGGTCCAGCTCAGTCCTGATACTTTCAATGATCAATGGGATTGGTGCTCGGGTTATCACATCTCCGACACGTCGATTATGGGCTTCAGCCATACTCACCTGAGCGGTACGGGCTGTGGCGATCTGCTCGACTTTCTGGTGATGCCTGGAACCGGTGAGTCGAAGATTGTTCCTGGTCCGCGTAGTAATCCAGACGCTGGCTATCGCTCGCGATTTGACCACGCAGACGAACATGCCGAACCGGGTTACTATTCTGTTCTTCTGAAGGACTATGGAGTTCGCGCCGAACTGACGGCCACAGAGCGAACCGGACTGCATCGATACAGCTTTCCTACGTGCAAGGATGCTCCGAAGTCTGGCCATATCATCGTCGACCTTGAGCATAGCTACGCCTACAACGGCCAGTCTGCCGTGGTCACCGCTTCGCTAGAACGTACTGCACCCGACACACTCGCGGGAGGCCGTACCACCAAAGCGTGGGGCGATGGGCGTCAGATCTACTTCACGATGAAGTTCTCTCAGCAGCCGGCTCGGGTCGTCTTTTATCAGGAGGGTATTGAGGTACAGGATGGGACGCAGGCGCTGACAGGCAAATCCCTAAAGTGCGTTCTGTTCTTTGACACGGCGAAGGATCCAGTGATTCTGGTGAAGACCGGGATCTCGGGCGTCAGCGCGGAGTCTGCTGCGAACAACTTGAAGGTTGAGCTACCGGGATGGGACTTTGAAAAGGTTCGCCGCAGCGCGAGGGAGAAGTGGAATCAGCAGCTCTCGCGCATCAAAATCAAGACTGAGAATGAGACCCATCAGCGAATCTTTTATGCTGCGCTGTACCACGCCTCTGTTGGGCCTTCGCTCTTCGACGATGTCGACGGTCGCTATCGAGGGATGGATAAGCAGATTCACAAACTTCGTGACGGGCAGCGAAACTACACTGCGTTTTCGCTGTGGGATACCTATCGAGCTACGCATCCTCTGTACACGCTGATGTCCGCGGATCGCGTGCCGGACTTTGCGAACGCGCTGATTCGCATGGCGGAGGAGAGCCCCGCAGGAATGCCGGTGTGGCCGCTGCAAGGTTGCGAGACCGGGACGATGACCGGATATCACTCGGCTGCCGTGATAGCAGAAGCATGCAATAAGGGCATTGCAGGTGTGGACTACGAACGCGCTTACAAGGTGATGATGAAGCGCGCCATGGTGGATGATTATCGCGGCCTCGGATATTACCGCTCGAAGGGTTATATTCCTTGCGACCTCGAAGAAGAGTCGGTCAGCAAGACGTTCGAATACTGCTATGACGACTGGTCAATCGCACACGTGGCGAAGAAGCTTGGGCACTCGGACGATGCAACGATGCTGGTGGAGCGATCGCGCAACTATCGCAACTACTACGATCGCTCCATGAACTTTGCGCGACCCAAGCTGGCGAACGGGGAGTGGGCTGCGCCGTTTGATCCGATTGAGATGGGCACCTCCAAGAAGTGGCGCGACTTTACCGAGTCGAACTCTTGGCAGACTACGTTTGGGATCCAGCACGATGCTGCGGGATTGATTGAGATTCTTGGTGGACAGAAGCAGTTTCTCGAGAAGCTCGATCAGTTGTTCGATCAGCCTTCGACGCTGCCTGCCGACGCTCCACCAGATATCGCCGGGCTGGTGGGTCAATACGCGCATGGCAACGAACCGTCACATCATATCGCCTATCTTTATGCCTACGCAGGCCAACCGCACAAGACTCAGGCGCGTGTGCGCATGTTGATGGAGAAGATGTATGCTGCGCTCCCGGATGGATTGCAGGGCAACGAAGATGTGGGCCAGATGTCGTCGTGGTACATCCTGAGTTCGCTGGGTTTTTATTCTGTCGACCCTGTGAGCGGCAACTACATCTTTGGGACACCTTTGTTCGATCAGGTCAACGTTCAACTGGGCAACGGCAAGCAGCTTGAGATTATTGCGCATCGCCACTTGGCGAGCGATCAATATATTCAGTCGGTCACCTTCAATGGAAAGCCGCACACGAAGTCCTGGTTCAACCATCGGGATATTGTGAATGGCGCGCGCATCGTCTTCGAGATGGGTGACAAACCGAATCTCGAGTTTGGGTCTCAGCCGACGGACGTTCCGCCTTCGTTGACTCTTGAGAACACCTAG
- a CDS encoding glycoside hydrolase family 125 protein codes for MKNDKISRRDMLRMTAGATAAATLQPSTVFADAPPSSFPSKRPAVQDRKFHSPAVEAYLTNTSSKIGDPELAWLFENCYPNTLDTTIEFGTFAGKPDTAVITGDIAAMWLRDSSAQVWPYLPLAAKDAQLRLMLEGIIRRQARCILIDPYANAFMANLDAPPLEWSRTDSTEMKQGVGERKWELDSLCYPIRLSYGYWRATGDSSPFDKTWHAAMKLVVETMRVQQRRQGPGPYHFQRTSKTPTETLPGDGYGAPVLPVGLIASGFRPSDDACTFPFLVPSNLFAVTTLGYLAQMANEILHDSALANQADALAGEVKKALQQHAVAQTAEGTIWAYEVDGYGSQLLMDDANVPSLLGLPYIHSSPDAALYARTRSFVWSERNPWFFQGSAGEGIGGPHEGKDMIWPMSITTYALTSQSDKEIAHALAMLKHASAGSGFMHESFNRNDATKFTRSWFAWANSLFGELVANVATTRPALLQVAR; via the coding sequence ATGAAAAACGATAAAATCAGCCGCCGAGACATGCTCCGAATGACAGCGGGAGCCACAGCAGCTGCTACGCTTCAACCCTCCACCGTCTTTGCAGACGCACCGCCTTCCTCATTTCCCTCCAAACGGCCTGCCGTTCAGGACAGAAAATTTCACAGTCCAGCCGTCGAAGCCTACCTTACGAACACGAGCAGCAAAATCGGCGATCCCGAACTGGCATGGCTCTTTGAAAACTGTTACCCCAACACACTCGACACAACTATCGAATTCGGCACCTTCGCAGGCAAGCCGGATACAGCAGTCATCACAGGTGACATTGCCGCAATGTGGCTGCGCGACTCCTCGGCCCAGGTGTGGCCCTATCTTCCGCTGGCTGCGAAGGACGCGCAACTTCGCCTGATGCTCGAGGGCATCATCCGTCGACAGGCCAGATGCATCCTCATCGACCCTTACGCGAATGCCTTCATGGCGAATCTAGACGCGCCGCCGCTCGAGTGGAGCAGAACAGATTCGACCGAGATGAAGCAGGGCGTTGGCGAGCGAAAATGGGAGCTGGACTCGCTCTGCTATCCGATCCGTCTCTCCTACGGATACTGGCGCGCCACCGGAGACTCCTCTCCCTTCGACAAAACTTGGCACGCCGCAATGAAGCTGGTCGTCGAGACCATGCGCGTTCAGCAGCGCAGGCAAGGCCCCGGCCCCTATCACTTCCAACGCACCTCAAAGACGCCGACCGAAACCCTGCCCGGCGACGGATACGGCGCTCCGGTACTGCCCGTTGGCCTCATCGCATCCGGCTTTCGCCCATCGGACGACGCCTGCACCTTCCCATTCCTAGTCCCATCAAATCTCTTCGCCGTCACAACCCTCGGCTATCTCGCGCAGATGGCCAACGAGATCCTCCATGACTCAGCTCTCGCCAATCAGGCGGACGCACTAGCAGGCGAGGTCAAGAAGGCACTCCAACAACATGCCGTGGCGCAGACCGCAGAGGGAACTATCTGGGCGTACGAGGTGGACGGTTACGGCAGCCAACTTCTCATGGATGATGCCAACGTACCAAGCCTGCTCGGACTTCCTTACATTCACAGCTCACCCGACGCCGCGCTCTACGCCCGCACTCGCAGCTTCGTCTGGAGCGAACGCAATCCATGGTTCTTTCAGGGAAGCGCAGGTGAGGGAATCGGCGGACCACACGAAGGCAAAGACATGATCTGGCCCATGTCCATCACCACCTACGCCCTCACCAGTCAATCGGACAAAGAGATCGCCCACGCCCTTGCCATGCTGAAACACGCCAGCGCTGGATCAGGCTTCATGCACGAGAGCTTCAATCGCAACGACGCCACAAAGTTCACGAGAAGCTGGTTCGCCTGGGCCAACTCGCTCTTTGGCGAACTCGTCGCGAACGTCGCCACGACCCGTCCTGCGTTACTTCAGGTAGCCCGCTAA